In a single window of the Flavobacterium sp. W4I14 genome:
- a CDS encoding hypothetical protein (product_source=Hypo-rule applied; cath_funfam=1.25.40.290; superfamily=81901; transmembrane_helix_parts=Inside_1_6,TMhelix_7_29,Outside_30_33,TMhelix_34_56,Inside_57_179) translates to MPNIIRLIAGFALLGGAVALFIFGFWPWGIVAILLGIIVLVTYFFNENMLLAQWFLRKDNMPKAKMFLDRITNYETQLIKVQHGYYNLLIGLIESRTAPMQSEKYFKKSLALGMQMDHNIALAKLSLAGIAMAKRNKREATMYLAEAKKADKNKLLADQIKQMKDQMGMMDKQQQVRYR, encoded by the coding sequence ATGCCAAATATTATCAGATTAATTGCGGGGTTTGCTTTACTGGGTGGCGCAGTAGCTTTATTTATTTTCGGCTTTTGGCCATGGGGCATTGTTGCCATTTTATTGGGAATAATTGTACTTGTAACTTATTTCTTTAATGAGAACATGCTTTTAGCACAATGGTTTCTTCGAAAAGATAACATGCCTAAAGCAAAAATGTTTTTAGATCGGATTACCAATTACGAAACGCAGTTGATTAAAGTTCAACATGGTTATTATAACTTATTGATCGGGTTAATTGAAAGCAGAACAGCTCCGATGCAAAGTGAGAAGTATTTCAAAAAATCGCTTGCATTAGGTATGCAAATGGATCATAACATTGCTTTAGCAAAATTAAGTTTAGCAGGTATTGCAATGGCTAAGCGTAACAAACGCGAAGCAACCATGTACCTTGCAGAAGCTAAAAAAGCAGATAAAAATAAATTACTGGCCGATCAGATTAAACAAATGAAAGATCAGATGGGCATGATGGACAAGCAGCAGCAAGTTCGTTACAGATAA
- a CDS encoding peptidyl-dipeptidase Dcp (product_source=KO:K01284; cath_funfam=1.10.1370.10,3.40.390.10; cog=COG0339; ko=KO:K01284; pfam=PF01432; superfamily=55486): MKKVSYLPMLAFLTILGACNNKKDAEESNESFSSANPFFKASELAFQAPAFDKIKTGDFKPALEEGMKQQMDEIQKIADQTDAPSFENTILAIEKSGQLLNRTSMVFNLLTGANTNPELQKVKEEEAPKLTANTDAIYLNTKLFNRVEALYKQKNQLKLDAESLRLLEYYYQKFELAGAKLSDADKNKLKELNKEEATLGAKFTAQLQAAGKGLKNTTQQPELQSMADRAKREELFNKSWNRAEKGDANDTRKIISRIAQIRSAQAALLGFKNYAAWKLQNQMAKTPEAVEDFFSKVIPAATAKAKNEAADIQAVIDQQKGGFKLAPWDWDYYAEQVRKAKFDLDENEVKPYFELNKVLINGVFYAATQLYGITFKERKDLPVYQEDVRVFDVMDKDGKQLGLFYCDYYKRDNKDGGAWMDNLVPQSKLFGTIPVIYNVCNFTKPETGKPALISFDDVTTMFHEFGHGLHGLFANQQYPSLSGANVARDYVEFPSQFNEHWASDPKILKNYALHYQTGAQMPQALLDKIKKASSFNQGYIFTEALAAADLDMQWHTISPGSPLQDVDKFETEALKKTNLNLSYVPPRYRSSYFLHIWSNGYAAGYYAYSWTSMLENDAFSWFQENGGLNRANGQRFRDMILSKGNTEDLGKMFFSFRGHNPDIKPMLKKRGLL, encoded by the coding sequence ATGAAAAAAGTATCTTATTTACCCATGCTGGCCTTCTTAACCATTCTAGGTGCTTGCAATAACAAAAAAGATGCTGAAGAAAGCAATGAAAGCTTTTCATCGGCAAATCCTTTTTTTAAAGCAAGCGAACTTGCCTTTCAGGCTCCTGCCTTCGACAAAATTAAAACCGGCGATTTTAAACCTGCACTGGAAGAAGGAATGAAGCAGCAAATGGATGAAATCCAGAAAATTGCTGATCAGACTGATGCACCCAGTTTTGAAAATACCATTCTGGCCATCGAAAAAAGCGGACAATTGCTGAACCGGACAAGCATGGTTTTTAACCTGCTTACAGGAGCCAATACCAATCCCGAATTACAAAAGGTTAAAGAAGAGGAAGCACCTAAATTAACCGCAAATACCGATGCCATCTATTTAAATACCAAACTTTTTAACCGGGTAGAAGCTCTTTACAAACAGAAGAACCAGCTGAAACTGGATGCCGAATCGTTGCGCTTACTGGAGTATTACTACCAAAAATTTGAACTAGCAGGAGCAAAGCTATCTGATGCTGATAAGAACAAGCTTAAAGAACTGAATAAAGAAGAAGCTACTTTGGGTGCAAAGTTTACCGCACAGTTACAGGCAGCGGGTAAAGGTTTAAAAAATACTACCCAACAGCCCGAATTGCAATCAATGGCCGATCGTGCCAAGCGAGAAGAACTTTTTAACAAATCATGGAACAGGGCTGAAAAAGGCGATGCAAATGATACCCGTAAAATAATTTCAAGAATTGCGCAGATCCGTTCTGCTCAGGCTGCGTTGCTTGGCTTTAAAAATTATGCAGCTTGGAAACTGCAAAATCAGATGGCTAAAACACCCGAAGCCGTAGAAGATTTTTTTAGTAAAGTTATTCCAGCTGCTACCGCTAAAGCAAAAAATGAAGCAGCAGATATACAAGCCGTAATTGATCAGCAAAAAGGTGGCTTTAAATTAGCCCCATGGGATTGGGACTACTATGCCGAACAAGTCCGCAAAGCAAAATTCGATTTAGATGAAAACGAGGTTAAGCCCTATTTCGAATTAAATAAAGTACTCATTAACGGTGTGTTTTACGCCGCAACACAACTTTACGGTATTACTTTTAAAGAACGTAAAGATTTGCCGGTTTACCAGGAAGATGTTCGTGTTTTCGATGTGATGGACAAAGATGGAAAACAGCTGGGTCTGTTTTATTGTGATTACTATAAGCGTGATAATAAAGATGGTGGTGCCTGGATGGATAACCTTGTTCCCCAATCTAAGCTATTCGGCACGATACCGGTTATTTATAATGTCTGCAATTTCACCAAACCCGAAACAGGAAAACCAGCATTAATTAGTTTTGATGATGTTACAACTATGTTCCATGAATTTGGTCACGGTTTACATGGTCTGTTTGCCAATCAGCAATATCCCAGTCTTTCGGGTGCAAACGTAGCCCGCGATTATGTGGAATTTCCTTCCCAGTTTAATGAACATTGGGCTTCCGATCCAAAAATACTGAAGAATTATGCGCTTCACTACCAAACCGGAGCACAGATGCCACAGGCTTTGTTAGATAAAATTAAAAAAGCGAGTTCGTTTAACCAAGGCTATATTTTTACTGAAGCATTGGCAGCAGCCGATCTGGATATGCAGTGGCACACGATTTCTCCAGGTTCACCATTACAGGATGTCGACAAATTTGAAACCGAAGCTTTAAAGAAAACCAATCTAAATTTATCGTATGTGCCGCCACGTTACCGATCCAGCTATTTTCTGCATATCTGGAGTAATGGCTACGCTGCAGGTTATTACGCCTATAGCTGGACCTCTATGCTTGAAAATGATGCCTTTTCGTGGTTTCAGGAAAATGGAGGATTAAACAGGGCAAATGGCCAGCGTTTTAGGGATATGATTCTGTCCAAAGGAAATACCGAAGATCTTGGTAAAATGTTTTTTAGTTTCAGGGGGCATAATCCTGATATTAAACCAATGCTTAAAAAACGGGGATTGTTGTAA
- a CDS encoding hypothetical protein (product_source=Hypo-rule applied; cath_funfam=2.40.30.100; pfam=PF08922,PF13376; superfamily=141694): protein MDIKKPKPFTAEIKIIGINPFVFVPEEALNYVFHQAGKDKGQLPITMKIDGHEFKQTLVKYAGDWRLYLNTPMRKAAGKDVGDTATFEIEFDTEERTIRINPSLEQALVENKQAKDVFDGLAPHLQKEIIRYIANLKTEESVNRNVKKAIQFLLGKERFIGRDGI, encoded by the coding sequence ATGGATATCAAAAAACCGAAACCCTTTACTGCTGAAATCAAGATTATTGGCATCAACCCTTTTGTATTTGTACCGGAAGAAGCATTAAACTATGTTTTCCATCAAGCTGGGAAAGACAAAGGTCAGCTTCCAATTACAATGAAAATTGACGGACATGAGTTTAAACAAACTTTGGTAAAATATGCGGGTGATTGGCGTTTGTACCTGAATACGCCGATGCGAAAAGCGGCAGGCAAAGATGTTGGAGATACCGCAACGTTCGAAATCGAATTTGATACTGAAGAACGAACAATAAGGATAAATCCTAGTTTGGAGCAGGCTTTAGTAGAAAATAAACAAGCTAAGGATGTATTTGACGGCCTTGCCCCCCATTTACAGAAGGAAATTATACGTTATATTGCCAACCTCAAAACGGAAGAATCAGTAAACCGCAATGTAAAAAAGGCTATTCAGTTTCTTTTGGGTAAAGAAAGATTTATCGGAAGAGATGGAATTTAA
- a CDS encoding general stress protein 26 (product_source=COG3871; cog=COG3871; pfam=PF16242; superfamily=50475), whose product MATSQEGSTNNTQEENNIKDLGGKEAIEKLRSLAEKAESCFFCTNIKTGIPLSVRPMAIQQVDDEGNIWFMSMKDSHKNDEISADPFTHLLFQAGAHSGFVNIYGISEISRDQAKIDELWSPFIKTWFQGGKDDPDITLIKVIPSEGYYWDTKHGTAVAFLKMAASVITGKTMDDSVEGTLEVD is encoded by the coding sequence ATGGCAACATCACAAGAAGGGAGTACGAACAATACTCAGGAAGAAAATAATATTAAAGATTTGGGCGGCAAAGAAGCTATCGAAAAACTTAGGAGCTTAGCCGAAAAGGCCGAAAGCTGTTTTTTCTGTACCAACATTAAAACTGGTATACCCTTGTCGGTAAGACCAATGGCCATTCAGCAAGTCGACGATGAGGGGAACATTTGGTTTATGAGCATGAAAGACAGTCATAAAAATGATGAGATTTCGGCTGATCCCTTTACTCATCTGTTGTTTCAGGCCGGAGCGCACTCGGGTTTTGTAAATATTTATGGAATTTCAGAAATAAGTAGAGATCAGGCTAAAATCGACGAGCTTTGGAGCCCATTTATTAAAACATGGTTTCAGGGAGGGAAAGACGATCCTGATATTACCTTAATCAAGGTTATCCCTTCGGAGGGATACTATTGGGATACCAAACACGGCACTGCCGTTGCATTTTTAAAGATGGCAGCGTCGGTAATTACAGGAAAAACAATGGATGATTCGGTAGAAGGAACTTTAGAGGTAGATTAG
- a CDS encoding hypothetical protein (product_source=Hypo-rule applied; cath_funfam=1.20.5.1010): MNTSSLEINEREYCIKLSKDAFDLTLVRQLIKRIQAEALFFSRVQAEEEDILSKRAQREEFEGFDYLGDK, from the coding sequence ATGAATACGTCAAGTTTAGAAATCAACGAAAGAGAATACTGCATTAAATTAAGCAAAGATGCTTTTGATTTAACGCTAGTACGTCAGTTAATAAAAAGAATCCAGGCTGAAGCCTTGTTCTTCTCAAGAGTACAAGCCGAAGAAGAAGATATCTTAAGCAAAAGAGCTCAAAGAGAAGAATTTGAAGGATTTGATTATTTAGGAGACAAATAG
- a CDS encoding lysyl-tRNA synthetase class 2 (product_source=KO:K04567; cath_funfam=2.40.50.140,3.30.930.10; cog=COG1190; ko=KO:K04567; pfam=PF00152,PF01336; superfamily=50249,55681; tigrfam=TIGR00499), whose protein sequence is MSIGLSEQEVLRRESLKQLRALGIEPYPAEAYEVNAYAADILANYEVDKTAYKTVVLAGRIMSRNIMGAASFTELQDSTGRIQIYLKRDELCPGDDKTLYNTVFKKLLDIGDFIGVKGYVFTTQTGEISVHVTEFKVLSKSLRPLPIVKRDDEGNVYDGFTNPELRYRMRYVDLTVNPDFKQIFIKRSKVINTMRNYFDNQGWMEVETPILQPIHGGAAARPFATHHNTLDMPLYLRIANELYLKRLIVAGFDGVYEFGKMFRNEGMDRTHNPEFTSMEIYVAYKDYIWMMAMVEECLEKVAIATTGASVVKVGANEINFEGPYEKLTMYESIQKYTGIDVSAMTEEEIAQTCKDLGIEIDDTMGRGKLIDEIFGAKVEANLIQPTYITDYPIEMTPLAKKHRTAEGLVERFELFVNGKEIANAYSELNDPIDQKERLEDQLKLAARGDDEAMAMDDDFVRALEYGMPPTSGLGIGIDRLVMLMTNQSTIQEVLFFPQMRPEKKKIEMTPEETELYSLVSEGEQYLLTEVKGKLADWSNKKWDTTLKALTGKGILKVAKTDDGLFLSHK, encoded by the coding sequence ATGAGTATAGGATTATCAGAACAAGAAGTATTACGACGTGAGTCGCTAAAACAATTACGCGCGTTAGGCATTGAGCCTTATCCTGCAGAAGCTTATGAAGTAAATGCTTATGCGGCAGATATATTGGCTAATTATGAAGTAGATAAGACTGCATACAAGACCGTAGTATTAGCAGGTAGAATTATGAGCCGTAATATTATGGGCGCTGCCTCTTTTACGGAGTTACAGGATTCTACCGGCAGAATTCAGATCTACTTAAAGCGTGATGAACTTTGTCCTGGTGATGATAAAACGTTATATAACACGGTATTTAAAAAACTTTTAGATATTGGCGATTTCATTGGCGTTAAAGGATATGTATTCACTACGCAAACAGGAGAAATTTCTGTACATGTTACTGAATTTAAGGTGCTTTCTAAGTCACTACGTCCCCTACCAATCGTTAAACGCGACGATGAAGGTAATGTTTACGATGGATTTACTAATCCGGAATTGCGTTACCGCATGCGTTATGTAGATTTAACGGTAAACCCTGATTTTAAACAGATTTTCATTAAACGTAGCAAGGTGATTAACACCATGCGCAATTATTTTGATAACCAGGGGTGGATGGAAGTAGAAACGCCTATCCTCCAGCCTATTCATGGCGGTGCTGCTGCGCGTCCTTTTGCCACACACCATAATACTTTAGATATGCCGCTTTATTTGCGTATTGCAAATGAACTCTATTTAAAAAGATTAATCGTTGCAGGTTTTGATGGTGTATATGAATTCGGTAAAATGTTCCGTAATGAAGGAATGGACCGTACGCATAACCCTGAATTTACTTCAATGGAAATTTACGTTGCCTATAAAGATTATATCTGGATGATGGCAATGGTTGAAGAATGTTTAGAAAAAGTAGCTATTGCAACAACTGGTGCAAGTGTAGTTAAAGTTGGTGCCAACGAAATTAATTTTGAAGGACCGTATGAAAAACTAACCATGTACGAGTCTATCCAAAAATATACCGGAATTGATGTTTCGGCGATGACAGAAGAAGAAATTGCTCAAACTTGTAAGGATTTAGGTATCGAAATCGATGATACAATGGGCCGCGGTAAATTAATTGATGAAATTTTCGGTGCTAAAGTTGAAGCGAATTTAATTCAGCCAACCTACATTACCGACTATCCCATCGAAATGACACCACTTGCTAAAAAGCACCGTACGGCAGAAGGTTTGGTAGAGCGTTTTGAGCTATTTGTTAATGGTAAAGAGATTGCAAATGCTTATTCAGAATTAAACGATCCTATTGACCAAAAAGAGCGTTTAGAAGATCAGTTAAAGTTAGCTGCCCGCGGTGACGACGAGGCCATGGCCATGGATGATGATTTCGTACGTGCATTAGAATATGGTATGCCGCCTACTTCAGGTTTAGGTATTGGTATTGATCGTTTGGTGATGTTAATGACTAACCAAAGTACCATCCAGGAAGTTTTATTCTTTCCGCAGATGCGCCCTGAGAAAAAGAAAATAGAAATGACACCTGAAGAAACAGAATTATATTCATTGGTTTCAGAAGGCGAACAATACCTGTTAACTGAAGTAAAAGGGAAACTGGCCGATTGGAGCAATAAGAAATGGGATACCACCTTAAAAGCTTTGACAGGAAAAGGAATTTTAAAAGTTGCCAAAACAGACGACGGCTTATTCTTATCTCATAAATAA
- a CDS encoding methylated-DNA-protein-cysteine methyltransferase-like protein (product_source=KO:K07443; cath_funfam=1.10.10.10; cog=COG3695; ko=KO:K07443; pfam=PF01035; superfamily=46767; tigrfam=TIGR00589): protein MKHDLFFEQVWDLTREIPKGRVTSYGAIAKAIGTPNLSRMVARAIGACGSAQAPVPYYRVISSNGLLSGDPSSTAKRQELLEREGIEIKNLKVQNLKNVFWDPLIDME from the coding sequence ATGAAACACGATTTATTTTTTGAACAGGTTTGGGATTTAACCAGAGAAATCCCCAAAGGAAGGGTAACGTCATACGGAGCAATTGCAAAAGCCATTGGCACGCCTAATCTATCGAGAATGGTTGCCAGAGCCATTGGTGCCTGCGGGTCAGCACAGGCTCCTGTTCCTTACTATAGGGTAATCAGCAGCAACGGCTTGCTCAGCGGCGACCCATCATCCACAGCTAAAAGACAGGAACTCCTCGAACGCGAAGGCATTGAAATTAAAAACCTGAAAGTTCAAAACCTTAAAAATGTATTCTGGGATCCGTTAATTGATATGGAATAA
- a CDS encoding uncharacterized protein (TIGR02453 family) (product_source=TIGR02453; cog=COG5587; pfam=PF09365; superfamily=53448; tigrfam=TIGR02453): MNLVFYRCYICLDVNNHLKTMPDIKQIPPSSFEFLSLLKNNNEREWFNDHKTAYLKEHAYIESFAQDLLDLMNTHDVIETPSGKKSLYRIYRDTRFSNDKTPYKTHWSGSFKRSGKQRRGGYYFHIEPGNSFVAGGFFGPSPHDLKLIRENISFDAEPLRAILSDKTFIASFETLKGEQLKTAPKGFDGDHQDIDLLRYKQFLLVHRFTDQEVLSTDYLGYCNQEFKNMRPFFDYMSEILTTDANGLEL, translated from the coding sequence ATGAATTTAGTGTTTTACAGATGTTATATTTGTTTGGATGTGAATAACCATTTAAAAACGATGCCCGATATAAAACAAATACCGCCTTCTAGCTTTGAATTTTTAAGTTTATTAAAAAATAACAACGAACGTGAGTGGTTTAACGACCATAAAACAGCCTACCTGAAAGAACATGCGTATATAGAATCTTTTGCCCAGGATTTATTAGATCTTATGAATACCCACGATGTGATTGAAACACCATCGGGAAAGAAAAGTTTATACCGGATATATCGGGATACCCGTTTCTCAAATGATAAAACCCCTTATAAAACACATTGGAGCGGAAGTTTTAAACGGTCAGGTAAACAAAGGAGGGGTGGTTATTATTTTCATATCGAACCAGGTAATAGTTTTGTAGCTGGTGGCTTTTTCGGGCCTTCTCCTCATGATTTGAAATTGATAAGGGAAAATATAAGTTTTGATGCCGAGCCCTTGAGAGCAATATTAAGTGATAAAACTTTTATTGCTTCCTTCGAGACTTTGAAAGGCGAACAATTAAAAACTGCTCCAAAGGGTTTTGATGGAGATCATCAGGATATAGATCTGCTACGTTATAAGCAATTTTTATTAGTTCATCGATTTACCGATCAGGAAGTTTTAAGTACAGATTACTTAGGATATTGTAATCAGGAATTTAAAAATATGCGACCTTTCTTTGATTATATGAGCGAAATATTAACAACCGATGCAAATGGATTGGAACTGTAG
- a CDS encoding long-chain acyl-CoA synthetase (product_source=KO:K01897; cath_funfam=2.30.38.10,3.30.300.30,3.40.50.980; cog=COG1022; ko=KO:K01897; pfam=PF00501; superfamily=56801) produces the protein MPLINEFSTVPTLLRNVVKNIHKPQETFLIHKQGAEWTEISYEDTLKRADAVSAFFLEKGIKKGDRLGLMIENSPEYVYYDQGIQQIGVINVSIYPTLSEQEVAYIINDSGIKAILIGNNFLFRKVLKVAANCKQLKYIIPAFKDFEKVVIPEDVHVEVIAFSDILALKHQVTAAERADIDQCRSLVLPDDVSSLIYTSGTTGTPKGVMLTHYNFVKNVEVCLQQIPVIDQTETFLSFLPLSHVFERTATYHVCCAQGCKIAFAQSLELLAKNMGEVRPTVMSCVPRLLERIHDKAIKGGTAGGGTKAKIFTWALETGNKYRLAKEAGKNPGFILSAKKGIAEKLVFSKIKEKTGGRLKFMISGGAALPKNVGEFFGDLGIKILEGFGLTETSPVMSVTEYHRQVYGTVGRVIPGIEVGIQDVETKEMLSIQTHNTFNEEFECAEGEVIVRGHCVMKGYFNKPAETAEAIDKDMWFHTGDIGRFYKGNLQITDRLKNMIVNAYGKNVYPTPVENIYLKSPKIDQLFLIGDKREFITAIIIPNKETLEETFKLKPSFFEEADPFIRDQEIIDWMEQDIKKISNELAKFERIKNFKIKRNPFNIDEGEITPTMKVKRRIVEKKYAEAINEMYEEGIEAES, from the coding sequence ATGCCATTAATAAACGAATTTTCAACTGTTCCTACCTTGTTGCGGAATGTTGTAAAAAACATCCATAAACCTCAAGAAACCTTTTTAATTCATAAACAAGGTGCAGAATGGACTGAAATTTCTTATGAAGATACTTTAAAAAGAGCTGATGCTGTTTCTGCCTTCTTTTTAGAGAAAGGAATAAAAAAAGGTGACCGATTAGGCTTAATGATCGAGAATTCTCCTGAGTACGTATATTATGATCAGGGAATCCAGCAGATTGGTGTAATTAATGTTTCCATTTACCCTACACTTTCTGAACAGGAAGTAGCTTACATCATTAACGATTCTGGCATAAAAGCTATTTTGATTGGGAATAACTTTCTATTCCGTAAAGTATTAAAGGTAGCAGCCAATTGCAAACAGTTAAAATATATTATTCCTGCCTTTAAAGATTTTGAAAAAGTTGTTATTCCAGAGGATGTACATGTAGAAGTTATTGCCTTTTCTGATATTCTGGCGCTTAAACATCAGGTTACGGCTGCCGAAAGGGCTGACATTGACCAATGCAGAAGTTTGGTTTTACCTGACGATGTTTCCTCTTTAATTTACACCTCGGGAACAACAGGAACTCCAAAAGGTGTAATGCTTACCCATTATAACTTTGTTAAGAATGTGGAGGTTTGCTTGCAACAGATCCCTGTGATCGATCAAACGGAAACTTTCCTTTCCTTTCTACCGCTATCGCACGTATTCGAGCGTACAGCAACTTACCATGTTTGCTGCGCACAAGGCTGTAAAATTGCTTTTGCCCAAAGTTTAGAGTTATTGGCTAAAAATATGGGCGAAGTTCGTCCTACCGTAATGAGCTGCGTTCCGCGCCTTTTAGAACGTATACACGATAAAGCGATAAAAGGAGGAACAGCTGGTGGGGGTACAAAAGCAAAAATATTTACGTGGGCTTTAGAAACGGGTAACAAATACCGTTTAGCAAAAGAGGCTGGCAAAAACCCAGGTTTCATTTTATCAGCCAAAAAAGGAATAGCAGAGAAACTGGTTTTCAGCAAAATTAAAGAGAAAACCGGCGGACGTTTAAAGTTTATGATTTCGGGCGGTGCCGCCCTACCCAAAAATGTGGGTGAATTTTTTGGCGATCTGGGCATTAAAATATTAGAAGGTTTTGGCTTAACAGAAACTTCGCCCGTAATGTCGGTTACCGAATACCACAGGCAGGTTTATGGCACCGTTGGTCGCGTAATTCCAGGAATTGAAGTGGGTATACAAGATGTCGAAACTAAAGAAATGCTCAGTATCCAAACGCACAATACTTTCAACGAAGAATTTGAATGCGCTGAAGGGGAAGTAATTGTACGCGGTCACTGTGTAATGAAAGGCTACTTTAACAAGCCTGCAGAAACAGCCGAAGCGATAGATAAAGACATGTGGTTCCATACCGGAGATATTGGCCGTTTTTATAAAGGTAACCTGCAGATTACAGACCGTTTAAAAAACATGATCGTAAATGCCTATGGCAAGAACGTTTACCCTACCCCGGTAGAAAACATTTACCTGAAAAGCCCAAAAATTGATCAGCTTTTCTTAATCGGAGATAAACGTGAGTTTATTACAGCAATTATTATCCCGAACAAAGAAACTTTAGAAGAAACCTTCAAACTGAAACCATCATTTTTTGAAGAAGCTGATCCTTTTATCCGCGATCAGGAAATTATAGATTGGATGGAGCAGGACATTAAAAAAATATCTAACGAACTGGCCAAATTTGAGCGCATTAAAAACTTTAAGATTAAGCGTAATCCTTTCAATATAGATGAAGGAGAAATTACCCCAACGATGAAAGTTAAGCGCCGGATTGTAGAAAAGAAATATGCCGAAGCCATTAATGAAATGTATGAGGAAGGTATAGAAGCTGAATCATAA
- a CDS encoding iron-sulfur cluster assembly protein (product_source=KO:K13628; cath_funfam=2.60.300.12; cog=COG0316; ko=KO:K13628; pfam=PF01521; superfamily=89360; tigrfam=TIGR00049), producing the protein MITITDKAKEKITHLMQDSEMGSDYFLRVSVKGGGCSGLSYNLDFDNEEQKGDQFFEDRGIKIALDMKSFLYLAGTELDFTDGLNGKGFNFINPNASRSCGCGESFSV; encoded by the coding sequence ATGATCACAATAACAGATAAAGCAAAAGAAAAAATCACCCACTTAATGCAGGATTCGGAAATGGGTTCTGATTACTTTTTACGCGTTTCGGTAAAAGGTGGTGGCTGTTCGGGCTTATCATATAATTTAGATTTTGATAACGAAGAACAGAAAGGCGATCAGTTTTTTGAGGATAGGGGAATCAAGATTGCTTTGGATATGAAATCATTCCTTTATTTGGCTGGAACTGAACTCGACTTCACTGACGGTTTAAATGGAAAAGGTTTTAACTTTATAAACCCAAATGCCAGCCGTAGCTGTGGCTGTGGCGAAAGCTTCTCTGTTTAA
- a CDS encoding nitrogen fixation NifU-like protein (product_source=KO:K04488; cath_funfam=3.90.1010.10; cog=COG0822; ko=KO:K04488; pfam=PF01592; superfamily=82649; tigrfam=TIGR01999), giving the protein MAYSEKVIDHYNNPRNVGTLNKDSKFVGTGLVGAPECGDVMRLQIEVGEDNVITDAKFKTFGCGSAIASSSLATEWLKGKTIDEALSIDNMDIVEELALPPVKIHCSVLAEDAIKSAINDYRVKNGLEAIVLEKSHH; this is encoded by the coding sequence ATGGCATATTCAGAAAAAGTAATTGACCATTACAATAACCCTCGTAACGTAGGTACATTAAATAAAGACAGCAAATTTGTAGGAACAGGATTAGTTGGTGCACCTGAATGCGGCGACGTAATGCGTTTACAGATTGAAGTTGGAGAAGATAACGTAATCACAGATGCTAAATTTAAAACATTTGGTTGTGGTTCGGCTATTGCTTCTTCTTCTTTAGCTACCGAATGGTTAAAAGGAAAAACAATTGATGAGGCTTTATCTATCGATAACATGGATATTGTTGAAGAATTGGCTTTACCTCCAGTAAAAATTCACTGCTCGGTTTTGGCAGAAGATGCAATTAAATCGGCCATTAACGATTATCGCGTTAAAAATGGTTTAGAAGCAATTGTGTTAGAAAAATCGCACCATTAA